Proteins encoded together in one Microcaecilia unicolor chromosome 3, aMicUni1.1, whole genome shotgun sequence window:
- the MEA1 gene encoding male-enhanced antigen 1 produces MEVEEPAGKTMGPERIFPNSSDDAEAPVPHETITDWNNEDPEENEEQNEEEEDGMNDGYCYQPLNQEPEQGTGENSGYSEQDEESEAEPSIQERLQALRLHLPDPPVDSEEEEEEEKAEEGRNSIPMDAEHVQLVMRTMTEVKLPSLGVPTWAQQMSDQQWKDIVHKTLQSRASWFNSKKN; encoded by the exons ATGGAAGTTGAGGAACCAGCAGGAAAGACAATGGGCCCAGAGAGGATCTTTCCAAACTCAAGTGATGATGCGGAGGCACCGGTCCCTCATGAGACAATTACAGACTGGAACAATGAGGATCCTGAAGAAAATGAAGAACAgaatgaggaagaggaggatggaATGAATGATGGATACTGCTACCAACCACTGAATCAGGAACCTGAGCAGGGGACAGGAGAAAACAGCGGTTATTCAGAGCAGGATGAGGAAAGTGAAGCAGAGCCCAGCATCCAGGAAAGATTACAg GCTTTGAGACTGCATCTCCCTGATCCTCCAGTAGATAgcgaggaggaagaagaggaagaaaaagCAGAAGAAGGTCGGAACTCCATCCCCATGGATGCAG AGCACGTGCAACTGGTGATGCGAACTATGACTGAAGTTAAACTGCCGTCACTGGGAGTCCCGACCTGGGCTCAGCAGATGTCGGACCAGCAGTGGAAGGATATAGTGCACAAGACCTTGCAATCTCGGGCAAGCTGGTTTAACTCCAagaagaactga